The following DNA comes from Thermoleophilia bacterium.
CTTCGACCGGGGAGGCCGGGCTTGCGGTGAGGGCTGATCACACAGTGACCTTCCACGCATTGAAGATTGGACACCTGATTGCCCCCGGAAAGCATCTGTGCGGGGCGGTTCAGGTCGTCGACATCGGCATTCCGCGTGGCGCCCCCGCGGGTGACGCGGCGGGGCGGATCAACTCAACCGTGCTCGGGCTGCCGCCGCGGCGGGGAGTCGCCTCGAACAAGTTCAGCTCCGGCCGCGTTTCCGTGGTCGGCGGCTCAAAGGGCCTCACCGGGGCTGTCTGCCTGGCCGCGGAGGGTTCGATCCGGGCCGGCGCCGGTTACGCCACGGTCGCCGTGCCGGCCGACCTCGAATCAATCTTCGAAGTGAAGCTGACCGAAGTGATGTCGCTCGGCTGCGGTAGCACCAAAGGACACCTCGGCAGCGACGCGAAGGACGAGATCCTCGAGCACTGCGCAGGAGCTGCCGCGACCGTGCTCGGTTCCGGCATGGGCCGTCGCAAGGACACCGGCAAACTGATCCGGTCCCTGGCCGCGAAGATCGCCGGACCGCTGGTGATCGACGCCGACGGCCTCGGCGGGCTCGACGGCAAGCTTGCGTCAATCAAGGGCCGCAAGGGCACGACCGTCCTGACGCCGCACACGGGGGAGATGGGCAAGCTGCTCGGCCTGACCTCGTCCGAGGTCGACGCCTTTCGCCTCCAATCCGCAAGGGACCTGGCAGTGGCCACCAATGCTGTGGTCGTACTCAAGGGTGACGACACGATCGTCACCGACGGTGAACGGGTGGCGATCAACGATCTGCCGGCCCCGGGGCTGGCCACGGCCGGCACCGGTGACGTGCTGGCCGGGGTCGTCGCGGCGATGCTCGCACGCGAGCTCGAGCCCTTTGCGGCCGCCTGCGCCGCGGTCTATGCCCACACCGTCGCCGGCCGGATCGCCGCCGATCAGGTCGGCAGCAACGAAGGCGTGATCGCCTTCGATGTGATCGAGGTCCTGCCGCAGGCGTTACGAGCCGCAGCCCCTGATGACCGGGCCTTGGAATAATCTCAAGCGCTATGCCGACCGTAGCCGACATCATGGACCGTGAGCCCGCCACCGTTTCACCGGACGACGACGTCCGGTCGGTGATCGCGGCCCTCCAGACGAACGACCTTCCCGGATTGCCGGTCGTCGACGAAACCCGCAAGGTCGTCGGCATCATCACCGAGGCCGATCTCGTGATCTCGGACGAGAACGCCGATTTCCACCTGCCGCACTACGTCAACATCATGGGAGGTGTCGTCTTCCTCGAATCGACCAAGCACTTCGAGGAGCGCGCGAAGAAGGCGTTCGCCTCGAACGCCTCCGAGATGATG
Coding sequences within:
- a CDS encoding CBS domain-containing protein, giving the protein MPTVADIMDREPATVSPDDDVRSVIAALQTNDLPGLPVVDETRKVVGIITEADLVISDENADFHLPHYVNIMGGVVFLESTKHFEERAKKAFASNASEMMTSDPLTVHPDEPAEHAAKLISEKHHNRLPVVDEEGRLVGVVTRVDVLAALTGD
- a CDS encoding NAD(P)H-hydrate dehydratase, translating into MASWLDPVYDARGMGAADRWAIDEGGIASLDLMEAAGRALAESTAEVAGPGPIRVVCGKGNNGGDGLVAARHLVEAGYSAEVLLLYVVDELSTDAFANYRRLIGVEIFEGSETLSRLDGSGTIIDAVLGTGFEGEPRDPAGTAIKAINAAGATVVSCDIPSGVNASTGEAGLAVRADHTVTFHALKIGHLIAPGKHLCGAVQVVDIGIPRGAPAGDAAGRINSTVLGLPPRRGVASNKFSSGRVSVVGGSKGLTGAVCLAAEGSIRAGAGYATVAVPADLESIFEVKLTEVMSLGCGSTKGHLGSDAKDEILEHCAGAAATVLGSGMGRRKDTGKLIRSLAAKIAGPLVIDADGLGGLDGKLASIKGRKGTTVLTPHTGEMGKLLGLTSSEVDAFRLQSARDLAVATNAVVVLKGDDTIVTDGERVAINDLPAPGLATAGTGDVLAGVVAAMLARELEPFAAACAAVYAHTVAGRIAADQVGSNEGVIAFDVIEVLPQALRAAAPDDRALE